CCGGTCCTTGGGAGTGCAAAGGTAAATGACTGAGGATGTCTGGCTGCAGGGTGGTGGAGGGATTTTTTCGGCCGCATAGGCCTACAGGAACATACAGAGGAGAATCTTCTCGATCCTAAATGAAGAACATGGATTATTGTGCTGTTAGTATCAAAGCAATGGAATTTTCACACCTTGTCTTGTTTAACaagatttcaaataaaaacactgtgaTACATGAAACATACTGCAAAGATCCAAACACTGcttttttcaaaaatatgttcTAGGAACGTTTCGCTAACATTCCCATAAGTTATAAAAACGTGATTTCTGAATGTGTTTTAAACATCGTTAACAAAGTGAAAACGATGTTGTAAAACCAACTTTTTGTTTCAAGATtgataaaaatgcacaaaacattTGAGAACTTTGAAACAACTTTCAACAACATGTTGTCTCAAGAAAGTTGTGAGAATGTTCCCTGTTAGCAGGGTTTGGACAGATACAAAACAGGTcaatttttcatcatttttgacTTGTTAAAACATTCAGTTGTGAGTTGATCTATGGTGGTTGTTCTATCTAgttagattatttaaaaaatggaacCATTTCTGTTCCAACCCCTAAAGAAACCTGCAAATTCATAAGCTTAAAGCAATGCATACCGTTCCCATATCTGAGAGCACTCCAACGGCTGGTCTATGGGGTGTAGTTTGAAATCTCACACTCCTTCCCTGATCCACATGGGCCCTGTACTGGTAAGAGCCCCTGCGTGGAGACGCGGCCATGAGAACCCCTTTATTTCGACCCAGCGGAGACTGCGCTCGCTGCCCATTTGGCTCAGAACCTGCAGGTCTTACAGGCAAGAGCTGCCGAAGAGGTGAGAAATCCCCTCTGATGCTCAGATCTCTTCTTGGAGAAACAGCTCTCAGGGGAGACGAGTCCCGGCTTGACAACATGTACCTCTGGCGAGGTGAGTCCCAACAAGGTGACAGCAGCTGAGGTGGACAGAGCTCAGAATAAGGGCTTGACTGCTCCAAAGTGAGATCATCTTCAAAACCTGGTAAGGAAACTTCAAGCTGTTCCTTCGGTGGATTGCGACTCGTGTTGGGATGTTTAGTGGCACGGCTGGATGAAAATGGCTTGTTGACTGCATAGGGCTGAGGACTTGTGCTTCTGGACAGCGTTTTTGGTGTAGAATCACCATCGCATTCATCGTCTTCCTCATCGTCCAGCTCATCACCATCCTCATCCGAGTCCTCCACATCTGAAAACTGATGTTTAATGGTTGTGTCCACTGGCCTGGTACCTAAGGACTTCTGGACGTCATCTACACAAGCGGCGAGAACAGAAAATGAGATTAGCAGAATTAGATACAGCGGAGAAAAGTTTGGGGAATCTAGTTTTTTAAAACAGgctattaaaattaaaaaccaAAGAAAAGTTTTGGGTCAACAGCAGCAAGTGagctatttataaaaaaaataagttgagCTGCCAATGATTGCAAACAATATACCAATCCTACCTGCATCTTCTGTATTGTCGATGGCAGTGGGTGAAACTCCCAGTTCGAGACATTTTTTCATGTGAGACTTTGACTTCATATGCTTGGTGAGATTCCCTAAAACAAGTTGGATGTTACTTTTCAGACTCATAGCTCTTGATAAAATGGCTGTACCAAAACCAACCTTTCGTTTTAAAGGCGAAATTGCAGCATTTGCAGACATAAGGTCTGACATCTGTGTGAGTTCGGATGTGTTTCTTGAGCATGCTCGGCTTCTTACAACGAATGCCACACTCTTCACAAATATACTTTCCCCTGCCACGGCCCCTCACGTACACGTAGTCCTCATTAGACTTATATCTGACAGAGATAAACAAATAACGCAACACTTTTATTAGCATGCTTTACTACACTCACCAGTCAACATAATTATCACAAACACGTTCATACCCTCCTTCAAAAATCTTTACACGAGTCGGTTCTGGTTGACGTGCAGATGACGCAACGTCCTCTCGTAAGGATTTGCACCTCTGGCCAATGTCTCTTAATCTTACATCATGCTTCATCTCTTCATCGTTGCATTCCAGAGTTACCTGCAAATTCAAAACAGacacaatgtaaacaaaaaagtcaGTCAGAATCAAATCCTCAAGTACCCGCTCCTGTTTACGTACCTGTTCCTGTTTTGGTCTCCATGGGGTGGAGGTTACAAGTAATCCGGGTTGATACATGGTAGCGATTGTATAAACAATGTTTTGTCTCCCCTGTTTAGATCGGAGAAGAGCAAGGACCATCCCCGTGCTAAGACTGGGCGGATTGGGGTTATGGCATCTCACTAACCAAGAGGCGTACTCTGAGAACTGTGCAGCTGTTTGGGTGCTGTTCGGTTTGGTGGAATTAAGATGGCACCAGCTCACACAAGTAGTGGTATGAAGACCAGGAAACTTGGGGGAAAGTAAAGCACCAGTGATCTCAGTATGAGTAGGTGTTGGTTTGCATTCCATCATAGGAGCATTTTGAGCAAAACTGGCAGGAGATTGTAATTTTAGATTGTGGTATGAATCTAGGTTAACCTCATCCATATCTACCTCCTCGCTGAGTTTCCGTGGCTTCTGGGTAATTGCTGATTGAAACCCTTCCTTGGGACGATCTTTCTCACCTTCGAGATTTCCTAACTCCACAGCACTGAGCTCTTTAACAATCTGGCCATAAATGTTCTCATCTTTAACTCGTTTTTGCTGCTTTGCTTCAATGAAAAGCTCAATGCTGCTTGCGGGAGAAAGCATGCGCTTGTTTGCTCCACCACTAGGGGCCTCTGTAGTTGAGATGGTTTTGGAAGTTAATGATAAAGGTATGCCTGTATTAAGCTTTGCTGGTGATGCCTGCGGGCTGCACAATCGTCCCCTACCTTGCCCTGACATTTGAGACTGTTCGCATCCTGTATTATTGCGAGGCATGACGGTGGTGAAACTCTCACTGATGGATTTCTTGTGTTCTACACATGAGACGGGATTTTGCGTTTGAGAATCCAGAATGTGAGATATACTAGTGTACGTTATGCTTCCATAGGATGGCACCTGCATCTGAATTCTGACGGGAACTAGTAAACTAGACATCCTTTGACTGGCTAATGCTTGTTGAGCGTGAGAAAGCACTGCTATTGTGGACAAAACATTGCCCAAGCTTCTTGAACAATCTTCTTGGGGGTTCCTTAAGCTGATATAAGTTTCATCTGCCTGGAAACCCTCAGGTTCCTTTTTGATTTGATGCGTTACGCTATCAATGTCCTGAATGTGGCAAACATTGGTTTGACTGTAATGCTTCTCAGATGAAGTTTGCACTGGGCCAACTGGTTTGTGTTGTTGAAATCGGGAGCCAGAAAATCTAATTCTTTCAATTGTTGATGTTTGTCTCCTGTTAACTTCATCTGAAAATGTGACATCTTTTGtcacatctacatttaaagATTTGTCCTGCACCACATCTGGTTCGCCACTTAAAGATGCCTGTCTAACTAAGAAGCCCCTTCTACATTCTTTAACATCCTCCTGCCTACATGTAGATGATGGAGACAGACTGCCATAGTCAAATGACTTGCTTCTAAATTCAGAAACATCTGCGGGTAAGTTATAGGGTGCCTGCTCCGACGCAGAGCGTCGCATTTCTCTGTGACGACTCTGCGAAATTGCTGGAACCGATAAGAACTCTAATGGCTTATTATACTCATCTGAATTGCTCTGAGATGCAACATTAAGGATCTCCTCTCTGTCAAGCGACTGCGAGAAGCTTGAGCTGTAGGACAAATTGCTATCTTGACTCGGACTCCTGGAGAGACTTGTGCAAGCGGATTCAAAACTTGATTCACCTGAAGAACATTCCATCTCTGCTAATCGCAGGCGTTTCTTTTTGGGTGGTAGTTTTTCCACTGGAAACTGTGAAAGTGTCTCGCTCCTTTGTGGCCATTGGAACTCTTCGGTGTGCTTTTCTCGTTGCTTAACGCACGCTTGATCTGGAACCTTTTCCGGTCTGTCAGGTTCCACGGTTACTCTAATCTCAGGCACTTGGATACTGGACTGAGATGACGGTTGCTTTATAATGTGAGGTTTCTGGTTTACACTGCTACCCCATTTCCAATCTATTCTTTCCGAGCTGCGATTTGTGTCATTTCTGAAACCCTCTACGCTATGCTCTGTAAATTTACAAATAGCAATTTTGTCTGAGGTATGTGATCTAATATCTGTTGGTTTTTCTGAGATGTTTGAccagtttaatttatttgtatgcTGAATTACAGAGATAACATTGCAGCCAGCTCTTCTCTCAGTCTCAGAGTGGGCAGTCTCTAAACCACTTTCCTTGGTTTCAGATACATGAAAGTCTTCTTCCTCTATGACACTTTTGTCTTTTCGTCTTTTTCTTGTGGATGCTTCTGACAACTGGCTTTGAGAGGCCGTGCACATCTCTGCTTCTTGATAGTTTTCAGCTGCCATTTTTGAATCTTCCACATTGTGTATTTTTAACTCTGATTTCAGGCTACAAGCCAGGTGAGCGTTACAGTCTGATTCTGCATGTCCCTCATTAGCAGAGTGTTCAAACGCACCTTGACGCATGAGTCTTCTTATACCCACTGCTCCCCGGTAAGTGACATCCCCACCAGACATTCTTTCATCAAATGAATTACTGCTTTTTAGTCCTTGTGGTGCGTTCAGATTTGAATTAGTTGAAGTTGGAAGAGAGTTACTGCGTAAGAACATGGTACTCTCTAATGGCGTTTCCAGAAGATCCGAGCTATACGTATCAGGAATTTGACATTCTTGGTAATCTTCCTCTTGGAAAGACTCAGAATCAAATTTTAGCGAACGGACCAGATCTTTCTTGCTCTGGCGTATGCAGGATTCTGCGTCGCCAAGCTTCAtgcttttgtttagtttaatCATAAAACTTGACGTGGCTTCATTTATGTCCATCATGCAGGTCTGTACGGTGATGGATTGCTTCGGCCTGGTGGTCGGTCTGTAACATTTCCCAAACATGATTTCTTGATATGACTTGGCACTTGAGCTTGACGGGTTGAACTGTTGTTCGGCACTCTCAGAACGTGAGAAGTATCCAGAATCGGTGCTACCTTTACTGTAGGAACTGGGCAGGGAAAGAGAATGTTCAGAGTCTTGACTTTTCTTCTCTGACAGCCTGAGTGCCAGTCTTTGCTTGATGGTGGAAAACTCCACCATCTTGTCCACCTGAGCTATCGCAGGTGGCGCCATCATTTCTCGAAACTGCCATAAAGTCACTTTTCCCAATGTAGTTTCCCCTTTGAGTGAACTTGGGGTGGAAAGCATGACGTCTTCTTTTTTTGCTAGTTTTTCACCCTTTTCTTGAATGAAACTCTCTGTGTCTTTGACATGGGTCGTTGTAACCAAGGACGACTCCTCCACAGCCTCTTCATCAGTATCGGTACTCTGCTCGGCATCCGAATGCATCTCACCCGCCACGACCGCCGACTCTTCATCCACATGCTCGCTGTCTTGTTCTGAATATGGAACCATTCCTGCTTTCACTGCATGTGTGTGAGATTTTCTGTGTTTGTACAGGTTGCTCTTGGTTTTAAACGAGAATCCACATGGAATACACGGATATGGACGTTCACCCGTATGAGAACGGATGTGTTTCTTCAATACACTGGGTTTGGCACAGGCTCTTCCACAATACTGGCATACATACTTTCCGGTCTTTGCAGATTTCTGCTCTTTTTTGTGCAGACCCTCTGACAGCTGAAGATCATACTCTGATAGTTTGTTTGGGATAGAACAAGTCTTTCTTCTTAGACG
This genomic window from Triplophysa rosa linkage group LG10, Trosa_1v2, whole genome shotgun sequence contains:
- the hivep2b gene encoding human immunodeficiency virus type I enhancer-binding protein 2 homolog, with translation MEATKTSGNSKRSEQMSSFKDDKKDLSFEMTQRGQSSGSEDKIKVAEQTRTADVSPSPGMDSEALASENTSKSREQCHIRLRRKTCSIPNKLSEYDLQLSEGLHKKEQKSAKTGKYVCQYCGRACAKPSVLKKHIRSHTGERPYPCIPCGFSFKTKSNLYKHRKSHTHAVKAGMVPYSEQDSEHVDEESAVVAGEMHSDAEQSTDTDEEAVEESSLVTTTHVKDTESFIQEKGEKLAKKEDVMLSTPSSLKGETTLGKVTLWQFREMMAPPAIAQVDKMVEFSTIKQRLALRLSEKKSQDSEHSLSLPSSYSKGSTDSGYFSRSESAEQQFNPSSSSAKSYQEIMFGKCYRPTTRPKQSITVQTCMMDINEATSSFMIKLNKSMKLGDAESCIRQSKKDLVRSLKFDSESFQEEDYQECQIPDTYSSDLLETPLESTMFLRSNSLPTSTNSNLNAPQGLKSSNSFDERMSGGDVTYRGAVGIRRLMRQGAFEHSANEGHAESDCNAHLACSLKSELKIHNVEDSKMAAENYQEAEMCTASQSQLSEASTRKRRKDKSVIEEEDFHVSETKESGLETAHSETERRAGCNVISVIQHTNKLNWSNISEKPTDIRSHTSDKIAICKFTEHSVEGFRNDTNRSSERIDWKWGSSVNQKPHIIKQPSSQSSIQVPEIRVTVEPDRPEKVPDQACVKQREKHTEEFQWPQRSETLSQFPVEKLPPKKKRLRLAEMECSSGESSFESACTSLSRSPSQDSNLSYSSSFSQSLDREEILNVASQSNSDEYNKPLEFLSVPAISQSRHREMRRSASEQAPYNLPADVSEFRSKSFDYGSLSPSSTCRQEDVKECRRGFLVRQASLSGEPDVVQDKSLNVDVTKDVTFSDEVNRRQTSTIERIRFSGSRFQQHKPVGPVQTSSEKHYSQTNVCHIQDIDSVTHQIKKEPEGFQADETYISLRNPQEDCSRSLGNVLSTIAVLSHAQQALASQRMSSLLVPVRIQMQVPSYGSITYTSISHILDSQTQNPVSCVEHKKSISESFTTVMPRNNTGCEQSQMSGQGRGRLCSPQASPAKLNTGIPLSLTSKTISTTEAPSGGANKRMLSPASSIELFIEAKQQKRVKDENIYGQIVKELSAVELGNLEGEKDRPKEGFQSAITQKPRKLSEEVDMDEVNLDSYHNLKLQSPASFAQNAPMMECKPTPTHTEITGALLSPKFPGLHTTTCVSWCHLNSTKPNSTQTAAQFSEYASWLVRCHNPNPPSLSTGMVLALLRSKQGRQNIVYTIATMYQPGLLVTSTPWRPKQEQVTLECNDEEMKHDVRLRDIGQRCKSLREDVASSARQPEPTRVKIFEGGYKSNEDYVYVRGRGRGKYICEECGIRCKKPSMLKKHIRTHTDVRPYVCKCCNFAFKTKGNLTKHMKSKSHMKKCLELGVSPTAIDNTEDADDVQKSLGTRPVDTTIKHQFSDVEDSDEDGDELDDEEDDECDGDSTPKTLSRSTSPQPYAVNKPFSSSRATKHPNTSRNPPKEQLEVSLPGFEDDLTLEQSSPYSELCPPQLLSPCWDSPRQRYMLSSRDSSPLRAVSPRRDLSIRGDFSPLRQLLPVRPAGSEPNGQRAQSPLGRNKGVLMAASPRRGSYQYRAHVDQGRSVRFQTTPHRPAVGVLSDMGTDREDSPLYVPVGLCGRKNPSTTLQPDILSHLPLHSQGPVPTPVPMIPIGGLRMPSTSSTPGAAGERNSLPSPPQGNILERASSGRTSAPVPDPGSASRGEPHASLPNKDDKKEESVSICAKAIASLRITSEDVTDQTPKS